From one Populus alba chromosome 17, ASM523922v2, whole genome shotgun sequence genomic stretch:
- the LOC118029709 gene encoding protein FLX-like 2 isoform X2, giving the protein MASKGRIPPPHLRRPLPGSGIVHPDSFGSGLRLPQGPFPPFEMLPPPEVMEQKIAAQHGEMQRLATENQRLAATHGTLRQELAAAQHELQLLHAHIGAVKAEREQQMRGLVDNIGKMETELKDAEPVRLELQQARVEAENLLVTRQELLSKIHQLSQDLHRAQVDVQQIPALMSELEGLRQEYQRCRVSYDYEKKLFHDHLEQLQTMEKNYITMSRELEKLRSELTKTANVDIRNGGPYGGPAGNESEASGHPAGKNIYEDGYGIPQSQGHPALHNSGAANIGAVGNASAGTATPYAGAQSGSAPSKPGYEAPRGPAYEPPKVPGYDASRLPGYDMQRGHGYDAQRGPGYDAQRVPGYDPQRLAVYDIQRGHAYDAQRGQGYDAQRLPNYHASRGAGYDAAASRGATGPQGHVAPPANNMPYGSATPPTHSGSGYEAPARGVAGPHGQVAAGNNMPYGSATPPTRSGSVYDASARAPNPARR; this is encoded by the exons ATGGCGAGTAAAGGTCGAATTCCACCTCCTCATTTAAGGCGTCCTCTTCCAGGATCTGGTATAGTTCATCCTGATTCATTTGGCTCAGGACTACGTCTGCCGCAAGGCCCTTTTCCTCCTTTTGAGATGTTGCCCCCCCCAGAAGTTATGGAACAGAAGATTGCTGCACAACATGGAGAGATGCAAAGACTTGCAACAGAGAACCAGAGACTTGCGGCAACTCATGGAACCTTGAGACAGGAACTTGCTGCTGCTCAACATGAGTTGCAGTTATTACATGCTCACATTGGAGCTGTCAAGGCTGAAAGAGAGCAACAAATGAGGGGACTTGTGGATAATATAGGCAAGATGGAAACTGAATTGAAAGACGCAGAGCCTGTAAGGTTGGAATTGCAGCAGGCACGAGTAGAGGCTGAGAATTTGCTTGTAACGAGGCAGGAACTTTTGTCTAAAATTCATCAGTTGAGTCAGGATCTTCACAGGGCCCAGGTAGATGTGCAGCAGATTCCTGCTCTGATGTCAGAACTTGAGGGTCTCAGACAGGAATATCAACGATGCAG GGTTTCATATGATTATGAGAAGAAATTATTTCATGACCACCTTGAGCAACTTCAGACAATGGAGAAGAACTATATCACAATGTCTAGGGAATTGGAAAAGCTTAGATCAGAATTGACTAAAACAGCGAATGTTGATATAAGAAATG GAGGGCCTTATGGTGGCCCCGCTGGGAATGAGAGTGAGGCATCTGGGCATCCGGcaggaaaaaatatatacgaAGATGGCTATGGCATTCCGCAAAGCCAG GGACATCCTGCTCTTCATAACTCTGGTGCTGCGAATATTGGTGCTGTTGGTAATGCTAGTGCTGGTACTGCGACTCCTTATGCCGGGGCTCAATCTGGTTCTGCGCCCTCAAAACCTGGTTATGAGGCCCCAAGAGGCCCTGCCTATGAGCCACCAAAAGTACCTGGTTATGATGCATCAAGATTGCCTGGCTATGATATGCAAAGGGGACATGGATATGATGCTCAGAGAGGGCCTGGATATGATGCTCAGAGAGTACCTGGTTATGATCCACAGAGACTCGCTGTTTATGACATTCAGAGAGGACATGCATATGATGCACAAAGAGGACAAGGTTATGATGCACAGAGACTGCCTAATTATCATGCATCCAGGGGTGCTGGCTATGATGCAGCAGCATCCAGGGGTGCCACTGGGCCACAAGGGCATGTGGCACCACCTGCAAACAATATGCCATACGGGTCTGCAACTCCACCAACTCATTCTGGAAGTGGGTACGAAGCACCAGCTAGAGGTGTCGCTGGGCCGCATGGGCAAGTGGCAGCTGGAAACAACATGCCTTATGGGTCTGCAACGCCACCAACTCGTTCTGGTAGTGTGTATGACGCATCGGCTAGAGCTCCAAACCCTGCCAGGAGATGA
- the LOC118029709 gene encoding protein FLX-like 2 isoform X1 yields the protein MASKGRIPPPHLRRPLPGSGIVHPDSFGSGLRLPQGPFPPFEMLPPPEVMEQKIAAQHGEMQRLATENQRLAATHGTLRQELAAAQHELQLLHAHIGAVKAEREQQMRGLVDNIGKMETELKDAEPVRLELQQARVEAENLLVTRQELLSKIHQLSQDLHRAQVDVQQIPALMSELEGLRQEYQRCRVSYDYEKKLFHDHLEQLQTMEKNYITMSRELEKLRSELTKTANVDIRNVAGGPYGGPAGNESEASGHPAGKNIYEDGYGIPQSQGHPALHNSGAANIGAVGNASAGTATPYAGAQSGSAPSKPGYEAPRGPAYEPPKVPGYDASRLPGYDMQRGHGYDAQRGPGYDAQRVPGYDPQRLAVYDIQRGHAYDAQRGQGYDAQRLPNYHASRGAGYDAAASRGATGPQGHVAPPANNMPYGSATPPTHSGSGYEAPARGVAGPHGQVAAGNNMPYGSATPPTRSGSVYDASARAPNPARR from the exons ATGGCGAGTAAAGGTCGAATTCCACCTCCTCATTTAAGGCGTCCTCTTCCAGGATCTGGTATAGTTCATCCTGATTCATTTGGCTCAGGACTACGTCTGCCGCAAGGCCCTTTTCCTCCTTTTGAGATGTTGCCCCCCCCAGAAGTTATGGAACAGAAGATTGCTGCACAACATGGAGAGATGCAAAGACTTGCAACAGAGAACCAGAGACTTGCGGCAACTCATGGAACCTTGAGACAGGAACTTGCTGCTGCTCAACATGAGTTGCAGTTATTACATGCTCACATTGGAGCTGTCAAGGCTGAAAGAGAGCAACAAATGAGGGGACTTGTGGATAATATAGGCAAGATGGAAACTGAATTGAAAGACGCAGAGCCTGTAAGGTTGGAATTGCAGCAGGCACGAGTAGAGGCTGAGAATTTGCTTGTAACGAGGCAGGAACTTTTGTCTAAAATTCATCAGTTGAGTCAGGATCTTCACAGGGCCCAGGTAGATGTGCAGCAGATTCCTGCTCTGATGTCAGAACTTGAGGGTCTCAGACAGGAATATCAACGATGCAG GGTTTCATATGATTATGAGAAGAAATTATTTCATGACCACCTTGAGCAACTTCAGACAATGGAGAAGAACTATATCACAATGTCTAGGGAATTGGAAAAGCTTAGATCAGAATTGACTAAAACAGCGAATGTTGATATAAGAAATG TTGCAGGAGGGCCTTATGGTGGCCCCGCTGGGAATGAGAGTGAGGCATCTGGGCATCCGGcaggaaaaaatatatacgaAGATGGCTATGGCATTCCGCAAAGCCAG GGACATCCTGCTCTTCATAACTCTGGTGCTGCGAATATTGGTGCTGTTGGTAATGCTAGTGCTGGTACTGCGACTCCTTATGCCGGGGCTCAATCTGGTTCTGCGCCCTCAAAACCTGGTTATGAGGCCCCAAGAGGCCCTGCCTATGAGCCACCAAAAGTACCTGGTTATGATGCATCAAGATTGCCTGGCTATGATATGCAAAGGGGACATGGATATGATGCTCAGAGAGGGCCTGGATATGATGCTCAGAGAGTACCTGGTTATGATCCACAGAGACTCGCTGTTTATGACATTCAGAGAGGACATGCATATGATGCACAAAGAGGACAAGGTTATGATGCACAGAGACTGCCTAATTATCATGCATCCAGGGGTGCTGGCTATGATGCAGCAGCATCCAGGGGTGCCACTGGGCCACAAGGGCATGTGGCACCACCTGCAAACAATATGCCATACGGGTCTGCAACTCCACCAACTCATTCTGGAAGTGGGTACGAAGCACCAGCTAGAGGTGTCGCTGGGCCGCATGGGCAAGTGGCAGCTGGAAACAACATGCCTTATGGGTCTGCAACGCCACCAACTCGTTCTGGTAGTGTGTATGACGCATCGGCTAGAGCTCCAAACCCTGCCAGGAGATGA
- the LOC118029707 gene encoding small ribosomal subunit protein eS8 isoform X1 → MGISRDSMHKRRATGGKKKAWRKKRKYELGRQPASTKLSSNKTVRRIRVRGGNVKWRALRLDTGNYSWGSEAVTRKTRILDVVYNASNNELVRTQTLVKSAIVQVDAAPFKQWYLQHYGVDIGRKKKAAVKKETPEQEGEATTEETKKSSHVLRKLEKRQDGRKLDPHIEEQFGSGRLLASISSRPGQCGRADGYILEGKELEFYMKKLQRKKGKGAGAA, encoded by the exons ATGG GTATCTCACGTGACTCTATGCACAAGAGGCGTGCCACTGGAGGCAAGAAGAAGGCctggagaaagaagagaaa GTATGAGCTAGGCCGTCAGCCTGCAAGCACTAAGCTCTCAAGCAACAAGACTGTCAGAAGAATTCGTGTGCGAGGTGGTAATGTGAAGTGGAGGGCCCTCAGATTGGATACTGGGAACTACTCGTGGGGCAGTGAAGCTGTCACTCGCAAAACCCGTATTCTTGATGTGGTTTACAATGCCTCAAACAATGAGCTTGTCCGAACCCAGACTCTTGTCAAAAGTGCTATTGTTCAGGTGGATGCTGCCCCTTTCAAGCAATGGTACCTTCAGCATTATGGGGTTGACATTGGTAGGAAGAAGAAGGCTGCGGTGAAGAAGGAAACCCCTGAG CAGGAAGGAGAAGCAACTACAGAAGAAACAAAGAAGAGCAGCCATGTCCTCAGGAAGCTTGAGAAGCGTCAAGATGGTCGTAAGCTAGATCCTCACATTGAAGAGCAGTTTGGAAGTGGTAGGCTGTTGGCTTCCATCTCTTCTCGACCTGGTCAATGTGGCAGAGCCGATGG ATACATCTTGGAAGGAAAagaacttgaattttatatgAAGAAGCTCCAGAGGAAGAAGGGAAAGGGTGCTGGTGCTGCTTAA
- the LOC118029707 gene encoding small ribosomal subunit protein eS8 isoform X2 — MGISRDSMHKRRATGGKKKAWRKKRKYELGRQPASTKLSSNKTVRRIRVRGGNVKWRALRLDTGNYSWGSEAVTRKTRILDVVYNASNNELVRTQTLVKSAIVQVDAAPFKQWYLQHYGVDIGRKKKAAVKKETPEEGEATTEETKKSSHVLRKLEKRQDGRKLDPHIEEQFGSGRLLASISSRPGQCGRADGYILEGKELEFYMKKLQRKKGKGAGAA, encoded by the exons ATGG GTATCTCACGTGACTCTATGCACAAGAGGCGTGCCACTGGAGGCAAGAAGAAGGCctggagaaagaagagaaa GTATGAGCTAGGCCGTCAGCCTGCAAGCACTAAGCTCTCAAGCAACAAGACTGTCAGAAGAATTCGTGTGCGAGGTGGTAATGTGAAGTGGAGGGCCCTCAGATTGGATACTGGGAACTACTCGTGGGGCAGTGAAGCTGTCACTCGCAAAACCCGTATTCTTGATGTGGTTTACAATGCCTCAAACAATGAGCTTGTCCGAACCCAGACTCTTGTCAAAAGTGCTATTGTTCAGGTGGATGCTGCCCCTTTCAAGCAATGGTACCTTCAGCATTATGGGGTTGACATTGGTAGGAAGAAGAAGGCTGCGGTGAAGAAGGAAACCCCTGAG GAAGGAGAAGCAACTACAGAAGAAACAAAGAAGAGCAGCCATGTCCTCAGGAAGCTTGAGAAGCGTCAAGATGGTCGTAAGCTAGATCCTCACATTGAAGAGCAGTTTGGAAGTGGTAGGCTGTTGGCTTCCATCTCTTCTCGACCTGGTCAATGTGGCAGAGCCGATGG ATACATCTTGGAAGGAAAagaacttgaattttatatgAAGAAGCTCCAGAGGAAGAAGGGAAAGGGTGCTGGTGCTGCTTAA